One segment of Bradyrhizobium sp. CB2312 DNA contains the following:
- a CDS encoding extracellular solute-binding protein: MTYAQSGRKPTSRRSFVRGLGAAGAVLPALAALPRWSFAEDRAATYANANIDRQQFAGQTITLAGAIHPWSNAITPLLPEFTRLTGISVTIDFQLETTFLGALAIRLARGSTTPDVFMFTTYGQGILGGWLEPLNGYYSNRSLTDLGWYDESDLLKTARAFPLWSDGERYAIPITSEAMTMFINGDALAAKNLPVPQTFEELLVTAKALKSSEMSGIAMRAQASGNSSPPAMGFLFSYGGAMVKDNKAVFASPEAIAAVEMYGQLLSQAGPGGVGSYEWYHVLDDFLQGRAALAIDSSNFATDISNPARSRVAKQAQFAVFPRVPGRTPVPFMSHWQACINSKSRNKRAAFLFLIWATSKATSLQTAAAGLATTRVSAWSSDGFKKAFGSQAAEAALTNLQNADVDRAKAILFHPQSRPILDAFMIGVNEVVNGAKSAKDAMTGAAERANAAIRG; encoded by the coding sequence ATGACATACGCACAGAGCGGTCGAAAGCCGACCAGCCGTCGCAGCTTCGTTAGGGGACTGGGGGCGGCGGGCGCAGTCTTGCCGGCCCTGGCCGCGCTGCCGCGGTGGAGCTTTGCCGAGGATCGCGCTGCGACGTACGCCAACGCGAACATCGATCGGCAGCAGTTTGCGGGACAGACGATCACCCTGGCGGGCGCGATCCATCCCTGGTCGAATGCGATCACGCCGCTGCTGCCGGAGTTCACCAGGCTCACCGGCATCAGCGTCACCATCGATTTCCAACTCGAAACCACATTCCTCGGCGCCTTAGCGATCAGGCTCGCCCGCGGCAGCACAACGCCCGACGTCTTCATGTTCACGACCTATGGCCAGGGCATCTTAGGAGGATGGCTCGAGCCGCTGAACGGCTATTATTCCAACAGATCGCTGACCGATCTCGGCTGGTATGACGAGAGCGACCTGCTCAAGACGGCTCGGGCCTTCCCGCTGTGGTCTGACGGCGAACGGTACGCCATACCGATCACCTCCGAGGCGATGACCATGTTCATCAACGGAGACGCGCTGGCGGCCAAGAACCTGCCGGTTCCGCAGACATTCGAAGAGCTGCTTGTGACCGCCAAGGCGCTCAAGTCCAGCGAGATGTCGGGGATCGCCATGCGGGCCCAGGCCAGCGGCAATTCCTCCCCGCCGGCCATGGGCTTCCTGTTCTCTTACGGCGGCGCCATGGTCAAGGACAACAAGGCCGTGTTCGCAAGCCCCGAAGCGATCGCGGCCGTCGAGATGTACGGACAGCTGCTCAGCCAGGCCGGACCTGGCGGCGTCGGCAGCTACGAATGGTACCACGTGCTGGACGACTTCCTGCAGGGGCGGGCTGCACTCGCGATCGACAGCAGCAATTTCGCGACCGACATCTCCAATCCAGCCAGGAGTCGCGTCGCGAAGCAGGCCCAGTTTGCGGTCTTTCCGCGTGTCCCTGGTCGCACACCCGTCCCCTTCATGTCGCACTGGCAGGCCTGCATCAATTCCAAATCACGAAACAAACGGGCGGCTTTCCTGTTCCTGATCTGGGCGACGAGCAAGGCGACCTCGCTGCAGACTGCTGCAGCGGGGCTGGCGACGACACGCGTGTCGGCCTGGTCGAGCGACGGCTTCAAGAAGGCGTTCGGCTCGCAAGCCGCCGAGGCGGCGCTGACCAACTTGCAGAATGCCGACGTCGATCGTGCCAAGGCTATTCTTTTCCATCCGCAATCGAGACCGATCCTCGACGCCTTCATGATCGGCGTCAATGAAGTGGTCAACGGTGCGAAATCGGCGAAGGATGCGATGACAGGCGCAGCCGAAAGGGCCAATGCGGCGATCCGCGGGTAG
- a CDS encoding caspase family protein, producing MSLACGSAHADRRVALIIGNSAYKSAPKLGNPVNDATLVGGMFKKAGFDSVDVRLDLSASEMRRMLREFAGRTRDADMAVIYYAGHGIELDGNNYLIPIDATLETDGDVLDETIPVERALFAVEPAKQLRLIILDACRDNPFAKTMKRTLASRAIGRGLAKVEPTSPNTMIAFAAKAGSTASDGDARNSPFAAALVEHLPKPGLDLRKAFGFVRDDVLKATGYKQEPYVYGSLGGDDVPLVVRPAATGPQANPQDAIRRDYELALQLATRDAWEAFLAAYPDGFYANLAKGQLNKIGAEETRVAAEQKARAAEQEKTRLIAERAQKAEQEKAVAAAKAAEDARIAAERKKEIEQAKAEAAERERKAAEAAAAKALAEKQAAEKAKAELAAKQAAERAEQAAKPAADRQLPEVEQKVAALSPGPTSQMSAVDLTKSVQSELRRVGCLSAAADGDCNATSQRSLTLFNKYAGTQFGVKLAGVDALDALKAKPGRVCPLVCNFGFKADGDQCVKITCRAGYRVGDDNECEKIQEKKPVATREDSRRRDADRKATEAAPSKPEASGQIVCNSAGCRPVQKGCRLVAGATPGRYNAAVGSGNYEVCN from the coding sequence ATGAGCCTTGCCTGCGGATCGGCGCATGCCGACCGGCGGGTCGCGCTCATCATCGGCAATTCCGCCTACAAGAGCGCGCCCAAGCTCGGCAATCCCGTGAACGATGCCACGCTGGTCGGCGGCATGTTCAAGAAGGCCGGCTTCGATTCCGTCGACGTCAGGCTGGATCTCAGCGCCAGCGAGATGCGGCGCATGTTGCGCGAGTTTGCCGGCAGGACGCGCGATGCGGACATGGCGGTGATCTATTACGCCGGTCACGGCATCGAGCTCGACGGCAACAACTATCTCATTCCGATCGACGCCACGCTGGAGACCGATGGCGACGTTCTCGACGAGACCATTCCGGTCGAGCGTGCGCTGTTCGCAGTCGAGCCGGCCAAGCAGCTGCGCTTGATCATCCTGGACGCCTGCCGCGACAACCCATTCGCGAAGACGATGAAGCGCACGCTGGCCTCGCGCGCGATCGGACGCGGCCTCGCCAAGGTCGAGCCGACCAGCCCCAACACCATGATTGCGTTCGCAGCCAAGGCGGGATCGACCGCATCGGACGGCGATGCCAGAAACAGCCCGTTCGCCGCTGCGCTGGTCGAGCACCTGCCCAAGCCCGGACTCGATCTGCGCAAGGCCTTCGGCTTCGTGCGCGACGACGTGCTCAAGGCGACCGGCTACAAGCAGGAGCCTTATGTCTACGGCTCGCTCGGCGGCGACGACGTGCCACTCGTCGTCAGGCCAGCGGCAACCGGTCCCCAGGCCAACCCGCAGGATGCCATTCGCAGGGACTATGAGCTCGCGCTTCAGCTTGCCACGCGTGACGCTTGGGAAGCGTTTCTGGCGGCCTACCCGGACGGGTTCTACGCCAACCTCGCCAAGGGCCAGTTGAACAAGATTGGCGCCGAAGAAACGCGCGTGGCGGCCGAGCAAAAGGCCAGGGCGGCCGAGCAGGAAAAGACAAGGCTCATTGCCGAGCGGGCTCAAAAGGCGGAGCAGGAGAAGGCGGTCGCGGCGGCCAAGGCGGCCGAGGATGCCCGGATCGCGGCTGAAAGGAAGAAGGAGATCGAGCAGGCGAAGGCCGAAGCGGCCGAACGCGAGCGCAAGGCGGCGGAGGCGGCGGCTGCGAAAGCGCTGGCCGAGAAGCAGGCGGCAGAGAAGGCCAAGGCCGAACTCGCTGCAAAGCAGGCGGCGGAGAGGGCAGAGCAGGCTGCAAAGCCGGCGGCCGACCGGCAGTTGCCCGAGGTCGAGCAAAAAGTCGCGGCGCTCTCGCCCGGGCCGACATCACAAATGTCTGCGGTCGACCTCACGAAATCCGTGCAAAGCGAATTGCGCCGCGTCGGCTGCCTTTCCGCTGCCGCCGACGGCGACTGCAACGCAACATCGCAGCGTTCGCTGACGCTCTTCAACAAATACGCCGGCACCCAGTTCGGCGTGAAGCTTGCCGGCGTCGACGCACTCGATGCGCTGAAGGCGAAGCCGGGGCGGGTCTGCCCGCTGGTGTGCAATTTCGGCTTCAAGGCCGACGGCGATCAATGCGTGAAAATCACTTGCCGTGCCGGTTATCGCGTCGGCGACGACAACGAGTGCGAGAAGATCCAGGAGAAGAAGCCGGTCGCCACGCGCGAGGATTCGAGGAGGCGGGACGCGGACCGGAAGGCAACCGAAGCTGCGCCGTCCAAGCCGGAAGCGAGCGGGCAGATTGTCTGCAATTCGGCAGGCTGTCGTCCGGTGCAGAAAGGATGCAGGCTCGTGGCCGGGGCCACGCCCGGAAGATATAACGCCGCCGTTGGAAGCGGCAATTACGAGGTCTGTAATTGA
- a CDS encoding M20 aminoacylase family protein, with product MPIVNRVAALTDEMAAWRHDFHENPELLYEVHRTAGIVADKLREFGCDEVVTGIGRTGVVGVIRGRKSASGKTIGLRADMDALPIMETSGVPYASKVPGKMHACGHDGHTAMLLGAAKYLAETRNFDGTAVLIFQPAEEGGGGGKAMVEDGLMTRWNIEEVYGMHNMPGLPEGHFATTAGAMLASSDNIQIIVNGKGGHAGAGPHKSVDSVLIGSQIVGALQSIVSRNVDPLKSAVISITQFHAGTAFNIIPEVAELAGTVRTLDPEVRDLVERRIGEVADSVARAYGGSAETKYTRMYPVTMNHAREAGLAADVARDIVGTERVNDKFVPMMGAEDFSFMLEARPGAMVLVGMGDGNECHHPAYVFNDNILGHGASFWVRMIETRMPA from the coding sequence ATGCCCATCGTCAACCGCGTTGCCGCCCTCACCGACGAAATGGCCGCCTGGCGCCATGACTTCCACGAGAACCCGGAGTTGCTCTACGAAGTCCACCGCACCGCCGGCATCGTCGCCGACAAGCTGCGCGAGTTCGGCTGCGACGAGGTGGTGACGGGCATCGGCCGCACCGGCGTGGTCGGCGTGATCCGTGGCCGCAAGTCGGCTTCGGGCAAGACCATCGGCCTCCGCGCCGACATGGACGCGCTGCCGATCATGGAAACCTCGGGCGTGCCCTACGCCTCCAAGGTGCCCGGCAAGATGCACGCCTGCGGCCATGACGGCCACACCGCCATGCTGCTCGGCGCCGCCAAATATCTCGCCGAGACGCGCAATTTCGACGGCACCGCGGTTCTGATCTTCCAGCCCGCCGAGGAAGGCGGTGGCGGCGGCAAGGCCATGGTCGAGGACGGCCTGATGACGCGCTGGAACATCGAGGAGGTCTACGGCATGCACAACATGCCCGGCCTGCCCGAAGGCCATTTCGCCACGACGGCGGGCGCGATGCTCGCCTCCTCCGACAACATCCAGATCATCGTCAATGGCAAGGGCGGCCATGCCGGCGCCGGCCCGCACAAATCGGTCGACAGCGTCCTGATCGGATCGCAGATCGTGGGCGCGCTGCAGTCGATCGTCTCGCGCAATGTCGACCCGCTTAAATCGGCCGTCATCTCGATCACCCAGTTCCACGCCGGCACCGCCTTCAACATCATCCCGGAGGTCGCCGAGCTCGCCGGCACCGTGCGCACACTCGATCCTGAAGTCCGTGATCTCGTCGAGCGCCGCATCGGCGAGGTCGCCGACAGCGTCGCCCGCGCCTATGGCGGCTCGGCCGAGACGAAATACACGCGGATGTATCCGGTGACGATGAACCATGCGCGCGAGGCCGGCCTTGCCGCCGACGTCGCCCGCGACATCGTCGGCACCGAGCGCGTCAACGACAAGTTCGTTCCGATGATGGGCGCCGAGGACTTCTCCTTCATGCTGGAAGCGCGTCCCGGCGCCATGGTGCTGGTCGGGATGGGTGACGGCAACGAGTGCCACCACCCGGCCTATGTCTTCAACGACAACATCCTCGGCCACGGCGCCTCGTTCTGGGTGCGCATGATCGAGACACGGATGCCGGCGTAG
- a CDS encoding TetR family transcriptional regulator: MNEAVVLTPERILEVTEDVLRRYGLAKATVVDVARALDVSHGSVYRHFPSKASLREAVAKRWLDRIDAPLLAIAREQGPAPDRLDRWLRTLFAAKRSRVLDDPEMFETYLTLAREACAAVKCHKDTMIDQIAAILTDGVKRGEFAVDDVKTTARALFDATCRFHHPAHADEWKDAELPARVDATLALVLRGLKAC; this comes from the coding sequence ATGAATGAAGCCGTTGTCTTGACGCCGGAGCGGATCCTCGAAGTCACCGAGGACGTTCTGCGGCGCTACGGACTTGCCAAGGCCACCGTGGTCGACGTTGCCCGTGCGCTCGATGTGAGCCACGGCAGCGTCTATCGCCATTTCCCGAGCAAGGCCTCGCTGCGCGAGGCCGTTGCCAAACGCTGGCTCGATCGCATCGACGCTCCGCTCCTGGCGATCGCCAGGGAGCAGGGCCCTGCGCCCGACAGGCTCGACCGCTGGCTGCGCACGCTGTTCGCCGCCAAGCGTTCGCGCGTGCTCGACGATCCCGAGATGTTCGAGACCTACCTGACGCTGGCGCGCGAGGCCTGCGCGGCGGTCAAGTGCCACAAGGACACGATGATCGACCAGATCGCGGCGATCCTGACCGACGGCGTCAAGCGGGGCGAGTTTGCCGTGGACGACGTCAAGACCACGGCGCGCGCGCTGTTCGATGCGACCTGCCGCTTCCACCATCCGGCCCATGCCGACGAGTGGAAGGATGCGGAGCTGCCTGCGCGCGTTGATGCGACGCTGGCACTGGTGCTGCGCGGGTTGAAGGCCTGCTAG
- a CDS encoding response regulator transcription factor: MNEVAATGISVLLVDDHPIVRQGYRRVLESQGDLVVVAEADNAADAYGAFKAHDPDVVVLDIWMPGASGLEAIRNIRARNPRARILVFTMHNEAVLVKAAFAAGASGFVTKSSEPSAVVTAIRSVARGERAMSDDIAHILAEDSLSSGSALDQLGEREIEILRQFAGGATTEQIAAHLNLSVKTVQNYHYLIKTKTGARTDAQLVRLAASCGLTKI; this comes from the coding sequence ATGAACGAGGTCGCGGCAACAGGCATCTCGGTTTTGCTGGTGGATGATCATCCGATCGTGCGGCAAGGCTACCGCCGTGTCCTGGAAAGCCAGGGCGATCTGGTTGTCGTGGCGGAGGCCGACAACGCCGCGGATGCTTACGGCGCCTTCAAGGCGCACGACCCTGACGTCGTCGTGCTCGACATCTGGATGCCAGGCGCGAGCGGGCTCGAAGCGATCCGCAACATCCGCGCCCGCAATCCGCGCGCGCGCATCCTCGTTTTCACCATGCATAACGAGGCGGTGCTGGTGAAAGCCGCCTTTGCCGCCGGCGCGAGCGGCTTCGTCACCAAGAGCAGCGAGCCGTCCGCCGTCGTCACCGCGATCCGCAGCGTCGCCCGCGGCGAGCGCGCCATGAGCGACGACATCGCGCACATCCTCGCCGAGGACAGCCTGTCGTCAGGCTCGGCGCTGGACCAGCTGGGCGAGCGCGAGATCGAGATCCTGCGCCAGTTTGCCGGCGGCGCCACGACAGAGCAGATCGCGGCGCATCTCAATCTCAGTGTGAAGACGGTCCAGAACTATCACTATCTGATCAAGACCAAGACGGGCGCACGGACGGATGCCCAGCTCGTGCGGCTGGCGGCGAGTTGCGGGCTGACGAAAATCTAG
- a CDS encoding histidine kinase: protein MRLVLQLVARLLLIVVLCLGAATVWATFDAYRSVDRATAASAQRVAQALQALYWHEFLLRSSRTREQLLPVPEWRTLEMMKLISPGVCVEFQPAIAFEKPLCGQSQGIGKTPPRWFASIVPTFLGSHAEVVRPVSPRAASAGTVVATPDAAAAISLAWEYILNVIDVALLMAAAIAILASLAIAHALAPARAIVTALQRMARGQYRTRLPRFRSMELAMIGNAVGELGGRLEEATEQRAALTRRLIEIRDDERRALARELHDEFGQNLSAILAFANTIETAGARDRKDNSIAQDARMISQATHHLMASLRDALKRLRNPLPEELGLEASLVNLVDSWRSQSAARPTIQLDVKGDLTDISGPAATTAYRVAQECLTNALRHSSAREISLRVERRAGEDDALLIRVEDDGGGDAERVAQSAGFGLTGIRERVTAAGGSLSILPARGGLSVAATIPLAA from the coding sequence ATGCGCCTCGTGCTTCAGCTTGTCGCCCGTCTGCTTCTCATCGTGGTGCTGTGCCTGGGAGCAGCGACCGTGTGGGCCACGTTCGATGCCTATCGCAGCGTCGACCGGGCGACCGCGGCGTCCGCCCAGCGGGTCGCGCAGGCGCTTCAGGCACTGTATTGGCACGAGTTCTTGCTGCGAAGCAGCAGAACGCGCGAGCAGCTCCTGCCGGTTCCCGAGTGGCGCACGCTGGAGATGATGAAGCTGATCTCGCCCGGTGTCTGCGTCGAGTTCCAGCCGGCCATCGCATTCGAAAAGCCGCTTTGCGGCCAGAGCCAGGGCATCGGCAAGACGCCGCCGCGCTGGTTCGCCTCGATCGTGCCGACCTTCCTCGGCAGCCATGCCGAGGTGGTGCGGCCGGTCAGCCCCCGCGCCGCGTCGGCCGGAACGGTCGTCGCAACGCCGGATGCAGCAGCCGCGATCTCGCTCGCCTGGGAGTACATCCTCAACGTGATCGACGTCGCGCTTCTGATGGCGGCGGCGATCGCGATCCTGGCCTCGCTTGCGATCGCGCATGCGTTGGCGCCAGCGCGCGCGATCGTCACCGCGCTCCAGCGCATGGCACGCGGCCAATATCGTACCAGGCTGCCGCGCTTCCGCTCGATGGAGCTGGCGATGATCGGCAACGCCGTCGGCGAACTCGGCGGCCGGCTGGAGGAGGCCACCGAACAGCGCGCGGCGCTGACGCGGCGACTGATCGAAATCCGCGACGACGAGCGCCGGGCGCTTGCCCGCGAGCTGCATGACGAGTTCGGGCAGAACCTGTCGGCGATCCTCGCCTTCGCCAACACCATCGAGACAGCCGGCGCGAGGGACCGCAAGGACAACAGCATCGCGCAGGACGCGCGCATGATCTCGCAGGCCACCCATCATCTGATGGCATCATTGCGCGATGCCTTGAAGCGGTTGCGCAATCCCCTGCCCGAGGAGCTGGGGCTTGAGGCGAGCCTCGTCAATCTCGTCGACAGCTGGCGCTCGCAAAGCGCGGCGCGGCCAACGATCCAGCTCGACGTCAAAGGCGATCTCACCGACATCAGCGGCCCGGCCGCCACCACCGCCTATCGCGTCGCCCAGGAATGCCTGACCAACGCGCTGCGTCACAGCTCCGCGCGCGAGATCTCCTTGCGTGTCGAGCGGCGCGCGGGCGAGGACGATGCACTGCTGATCAGGGTAGAGGACGACGGCGGCGGCGATGCGGAACGGGTCGCGCAGTCGGCCGGCTTCGGCCTCACCGGCATCCGCGAGCGCGTCACGGCCGCCGGCGGATCGCTGTCGATCCTGCCTGCGCGCGGCGGCCTCAGCGTCGCCGCCACCATTCCGCTCGCCGCATGA
- a CDS encoding MotA/TolQ/ExbB proton channel family protein has translation MSSMTIGPIAGSAADPSERSALLFWMIFTGLSVFAVVLLWRFGLIHLMLTSDRTYISSVIAVLYVLTCGHCFLRTRAIAREGAAARRCRAALAAPDGGKLLDARAAALPRGLVRDHIESLVTKAAAQDYRPVDQTLLLRTLADRLRGSNGFGAFVSDTLMKLGLLGTIIGFIIMLAPIAGLDAADKVAMRSSMGLMSDGMAVAMYTTLAGLVGSILVRIQYYMLDAATQRVFSDAVVLTETYVTPVLERQGAGIKGAGTSS, from the coding sequence ATGAGCTCGATGACGATTGGACCAATTGCAGGGTCTGCTGCCGACCCGTCCGAGCGCAGCGCGCTGCTGTTCTGGATGATCTTCACCGGGCTTTCGGTCTTCGCCGTCGTGCTGCTGTGGCGGTTCGGCCTGATCCATCTGATGCTGACCTCGGATCGCACCTACATTTCCAGCGTCATCGCGGTGCTCTATGTCCTGACCTGCGGCCATTGCTTCCTGCGCACACGGGCGATCGCCCGGGAGGGCGCGGCGGCGCGGCGCTGCCGGGCGGCGCTCGCTGCGCCCGACGGCGGCAAGCTGCTCGATGCGCGCGCGGCGGCGCTGCCACGCGGGCTGGTGCGCGATCACATCGAGAGCCTGGTCACCAAGGCCGCGGCACAGGACTACCGGCCGGTCGACCAGACGCTGTTGCTGCGGACGCTCGCCGATCGGCTGCGCGGCTCCAACGGCTTCGGCGCCTTCGTCTCGGACACGCTGATGAAGCTCGGCCTGCTCGGCACCATCATCGGCTTCATCATCATGCTCGCGCCGATCGCGGGACTGGACGCCGCAGACAAGGTCGCGATGCGCTCCTCCATGGGATTGATGAGCGACGGCATGGCGGTCGCGATGTACACGACGCTCGCCGGCCTTGTCGGCTCGATCCTGGTCCGCATCCAGTATTACATGCTGGATGCCGCGACCCAGCGGGTGTTCTCGGATGCGGTGGTGCTGACTGAGACCTATGTGACGCCGGTCCTCGAGCGCCAAGGCGCTGGAATCAAAGGCGCTGGAACCTCGTCATGA
- a CDS encoding metallophosphoesterase family protein, giving the protein MLLAVFSDIHGNRQAFEACLKAARAKGAERFVLLGDFVGYGADPEWVVETAMALVAEGAIAVRGNHDEAVNTTTETMNAEAQIAIEWTRGRLDVAQRRFLAELPMVVDEKERLYVHSEASSPQRWHYVRSTADAAKSLIATPAHVTFCGHIHRPALYSMSVTAKMTSLVPKTDVSVPLLRGRQWLAVLGSVGQPRDGDPSAAFVLFDTVSREITYCRAPYDIEAAASRIRDNGLPHWLADRLSQGR; this is encoded by the coding sequence GTGCTTCTCGCTGTCTTCTCGGATATCCACGGCAACCGGCAGGCGTTCGAGGCCTGCCTGAAGGCGGCGCGCGCGAAGGGCGCGGAGCGGTTCGTGCTGCTCGGCGATTTCGTCGGCTATGGTGCCGATCCCGAATGGGTCGTGGAGACCGCGATGGCGCTGGTCGCGGAGGGCGCCATCGCTGTCCGCGGCAATCATGACGAGGCCGTCAACACCACGACCGAGACCATGAATGCCGAGGCGCAGATCGCGATCGAGTGGACGCGCGGCCGGCTCGACGTCGCGCAGCGGCGGTTCCTGGCCGAGCTGCCAATGGTGGTCGACGAGAAGGAGCGCCTTTACGTCCACTCTGAAGCCTCCAGCCCGCAGCGCTGGCATTATGTCCGCTCGACGGCGGATGCGGCCAAGAGCCTGATCGCGACGCCCGCCCATGTCACGTTCTGCGGCCATATCCATCGCCCCGCACTCTATTCGATGTCGGTGACGGCGAAGATGACGAGCCTCGTGCCCAAGACCGATGTCTCCGTGCCGCTGCTGCGCGGACGGCAATGGCTCGCGGTGCTCGGCTCGGTCGGCCAGCCCCGCGACGGCGATCCATCCGCGGCCTTCGTGCTGTTCGACACGGTCTCCCGCGAGATTACGTATTGCCGCGCGCCCTACGACATCGAGGCGGCCGCGAGCCGGATTCGCGACAACGGCCTGCCGCACTGGCTCGCTGACCGGCTGTCGCAGGGGCGCTAG
- a CDS encoding bifunctional serine/threonine-protein kinase/universal stress protein, translating into MPKPLVKSGAVIDGYTIGECVHAGGMATLWTVTHPGIDVPLLMKIPRVSEGEDPAAIVSFEMEMMILPRLAGPHVPSCFGTGDFAHQAYVVIERIAGTTLYKRLPDLPLPYDEARQLVAKVATALADLHRQNVIHHDIKPSSIMFRESGEAVLIDYGLSHHDHLPDLLQEEFRLPYGTAPYMAPERLLGVRDDPRSDLFSLGVLLYFFTTGERPFGEGETLRAMRRRLWRDPHPPRALRADYPPWLQEVVLRCLEIEPVWRYPTASQLAFDLAHPDQVKLTARSERLKRDPLSVAWRRRFNQGAMRPRAKSDVAEQIASSPIVAVALDTAEGAPELNEALRITTERILATLPSARLACVNVLKLNRIAIDKTLDEQGSNKHIDRLVALRHWATPLKLDESRLSVHVLEAVDPATALLEFAEVNSVDHLIIGARQNSFMRTWLGSVSAKVAAEASCTVTVVRPPRMAATKPDAGVVWG; encoded by the coding sequence ATGCCCAAACCCCTGGTCAAATCAGGCGCCGTCATCGACGGCTACACCATCGGCGAATGCGTCCATGCCGGCGGCATGGCGACGCTGTGGACCGTCACCCATCCCGGCATCGACGTGCCGCTGCTGATGAAGATTCCGCGGGTGTCGGAGGGCGAAGACCCTGCCGCGATCGTCTCCTTCGAGATGGAGATGATGATCCTGCCGCGGCTCGCGGGCCCCCACGTGCCTTCGTGCTTCGGCACCGGCGATTTCGCGCATCAGGCCTATGTCGTGATCGAGCGCATCGCCGGCACCACGCTCTACAAGCGGCTGCCCGATTTGCCGCTGCCTTACGACGAGGCGCGACAGCTCGTCGCCAAGGTCGCAACCGCGCTTGCCGACCTGCACCGGCAGAACGTGATCCATCACGACATCAAGCCGAGCAGCATCATGTTCCGCGAGAGCGGCGAGGCGGTGCTGATCGACTACGGTCTGTCGCACCACGACCATCTGCCTGATCTGCTGCAGGAGGAATTCCGCCTGCCTTACGGCACCGCGCCCTATATGGCGCCGGAGCGGCTGCTCGGCGTGCGCGACGATCCGCGCAGCGATCTGTTCTCGCTCGGCGTGCTGCTCTATTTCTTCACCACGGGCGAGCGTCCGTTCGGCGAGGGCGAGACGCTGCGCGCGATGCGGCGCAGGCTGTGGCGCGATCCGCATCCGCCGCGCGCATTGCGCGCCGACTATCCGCCCTGGCTCCAGGAGGTGGTGCTGCGATGCCTCGAGATCGAGCCGGTATGGCGCTATCCGACCGCGTCCCAGCTCGCCTTCGATCTCGCCCATCCGGATCAGGTCAAGCTCACCGCGCGCTCGGAGCGGTTGAAGCGCGATCCGCTCAGCGTCGCCTGGCGGCGCCGCTTCAATCAGGGCGCGATGCGGCCGCGCGCCAAATCCGACGTCGCGGAACAGATCGCATCGAGCCCGATCGTCGCGGTCGCGCTCGATACCGCGGAAGGCGCACCGGAGCTGAACGAGGCGCTGCGCATTACCACCGAGCGCATTCTGGCCACGTTACCTTCGGCGCGACTTGCCTGCGTCAATGTCCTCAAGCTCAACCGCATCGCCATTGACAAGACGCTGGACGAGCAGGGCTCCAACAAGCACATCGACCGCCTGGTGGCGCTCCGGCATTGGGCCACGCCGCTGAAGCTCGACGAGAGCCGGCTGTCGGTTCACGTGCTGGAGGCGGTCGATCCCGCCACGGCGCTCTTGGAATTCGCCGAGGTGAACTCGGTCGACCATCTCATCATCGGGGCGCGGCAAAATTCGTTCATGCGTACCTGGCTGGGTAGCGTCTCGGCCAAGGTGGCCGCGGAAGCGAGCTGCACCGTCACCGTGGTGCGGCCGCCGCGGATGGCCGCGACGAAACCAGATGCCGGCGTGGTGTGGGGCTAA